From Anaerohalosphaera lusitana, one genomic window encodes:
- the rho gene encoding transcription termination factor Rho translates to MAKAENNKPEAKKTAKKKKTRKKKQSAEDTQQAEAQASDQAVEDKAPEEKKASSVKKKAKENRGDEMKSEEPTTQETTEEKSDAQNKPEESKSEEKTSEESQPKKDNGQEKGKGRNGGFKKRDKKQPQGKGKRKKGKKEDESVHQKYERIKKGNLHLKDLQNLAVPELHKMAQETGLQDYLGLNKQQLIFKLLKERIRKNGLMYGEGVLEVLPDGFGFLRSPAYNYLSSPDDVYVSPSQIRRFGLRSGHVIAGQIRPPKESEKYFALLRVEAINFQDPDKLSAKPVFRDLTPLHAEKRLLLETDQKELSTRIIDIITPIGRGQRGLIVAPPRTGKTVLLQKIANAVSTNNEEIKMIVLLIDERPEEVTDMERKTKEDVEVISSTFDEPASRHCQVAEIVIEKAKRMVEYGEHVVILLDSITRLARAYNTEMPHSGKILTGGVDANAMQMPKRFFGAARNIENGGSLTIIATALVDTGSKMDEVIFEEFKATGNMELHLDRRLMDRRTFPCIDISKSGTRREELLLEPKEMELVYRLRKVLSEMNVVEAIELLKNRLSKCNTNAEFLMSLNMGSL, encoded by the coding sequence AAAGCAATCTGCAGAGGATACACAGCAGGCGGAGGCCCAGGCGTCCGATCAGGCTGTAGAGGATAAGGCGCCCGAAGAGAAGAAAGCATCTTCGGTGAAAAAGAAGGCAAAGGAAAACAGGGGAGACGAAATGAAGTCTGAGGAACCCACCACGCAAGAAACCACTGAAGAAAAGTCCGATGCACAAAACAAGCCCGAGGAGAGCAAGTCCGAAGAGAAAACCTCTGAGGAGTCGCAACCCAAGAAGGATAACGGCCAGGAAAAGGGTAAGGGCCGTAACGGGGGCTTTAAGAAGCGCGACAAAAAGCAGCCGCAAGGCAAGGGCAAACGCAAAAAGGGCAAGAAAGAGGACGAATCGGTCCACCAGAAATACGAGCGGATCAAAAAGGGTAATCTGCACCTGAAGGACCTCCAGAACCTTGCTGTGCCCGAGCTGCACAAGATGGCACAGGAGACGGGCCTGCAGGATTACCTCGGTCTGAATAAACAGCAGCTCATCTTCAAGCTGCTCAAGGAACGTATCCGCAAGAACGGCCTGATGTACGGTGAGGGCGTACTCGAGGTACTGCCCGACGGATTCGGCTTCTTGCGGAGCCCCGCATACAACTATCTGAGCAGTCCTGATGACGTTTACGTTTCACCTTCGCAGATCAGGAGATTCGGCCTGCGGAGCGGTCATGTGATCGCCGGCCAGATCCGTCCGCCTAAGGAAAGCGAGAAGTACTTCGCCCTTCTGCGCGTCGAAGCGATCAATTTCCAGGACCCTGACAAGCTCAGCGCGAAGCCTGTTTTCCGCGATCTTACGCCGCTGCATGCCGAGAAACGGCTGCTGCTTGAAACCGATCAGAAAGAGCTCAGCACGCGGATAATCGACATTATCACGCCGATCGGACGCGGCCAGCGTGGACTTATCGTCGCACCGCCAAGAACTGGTAAAACGGTTCTGCTGCAGAAGATAGCAAACGCGGTCAGTACGAATAACGAAGAAATAAAGATGATCGTACTGCTGATCGACGAACGTCCCGAAGAAGTGACGGACATGGAACGCAAGACCAAGGAAGATGTCGAGGTTATCAGCTCGACGTTTGACGAGCCTGCTTCGCGTCACTGCCAGGTGGCTGAGATCGTCATCGAAAAGGCCAAGCGAATGGTCGAATACGGCGAGCACGTCGTGATACTGCTCGACTCAATCACACGTCTGGCGAGAGCTTACAATACAGAAATGCCGCACTCGGGCAAGATCCTGACCGGTGGTGTGGATGCGAACGCGATGCAGATGCCGAAGCGATTCTTCGGTGCCGCGAGAAATATCGAGAACGGCGGATCGCTGACTATCATTGCGACCGCGCTGGTAGATACGGGCTCGAAGATGGACGAGGTTATCTTCGAAGAGTTCAAGGCGACCGGCAACATGGAGCTGCATCTTGACAGGCGTCTTATGGATCGCAGGACCTTCCCATGTATCGACATCAGCAAGAGCGGCACGCGTCGCGAAGAGCTGCTGCTCGAGCCCAAGGAGATGGAGCTTGTTTACCGTCTGCGTAAGGTTCTCAGCGAGATGAACGTCGTAGAGGCGATCGAATTGCTGAAGAACAGGCTGTCGAAATGCAACACGAACGCGGAATTCCTCATGTCGCTGAACATGGGAAGCCTGTAA
- a CDS encoding valine--tRNA ligase, protein MAEQLSKTYEPKAVEALASDIWSKGNYFHADPNAESAKGNYCIVIPPPNVTAALHLGHALNNTLQDVLIRFRRMQGYNTLWMPGTDHAGIATQTVVEKRLLAEEGKRRTEYDREDFVGRVQDWKDEYEARILGQLKSMGCSCDWDRTRFTMDEVCAKAVRANFFKLFKDGLIYRGKRLVNWDPATQTVLADDEVEHETVQGFFWYMQYPLVKPVEVDGEKIDHVTVATTRPETMLGDTAIAMNPKDPRADALVGQEVRLPIVGRIIKIVADDHVVLPDPESDDEKAKFSTGFLKVTPAHDPDDWQIGQRHDLEIINVMAPDGTISDKFGFDDAKEGDAEAFLGMDRFEAREAIVEWFRQEKLLENVRDYAHEVGHSYRSHVPIEPYLSDQWYVAVKKPVDALAEKFGTGELPGTDVPRNSLAGLALAPLLEGEVKFTPDRYTKTYQNWLENLRDWPISRQLWWGHRIPIWSSDTPLNEEVAGEHVEIQEAETETGEKVYYACVAPGQKDFEEQLEKLGWSRDEDVLDTWFSSALWPFSTLGWPEDTPELKTFYPGNVLCTAREIITLWVSRMVMMGQYCAGDIPFSDVYIHAMIQDGQGRKMSKSLGNGIDPLVAIDSHGADSMRFTLANMTTDTQDVRMPVESMKLPDGRTVNTSPKFDIGRNFCNKLWNACRFAMINLEDVDAEAFEPAKMRIEDKWILSRLARTAKEVTEQIEEFKYSEPLTAVYKFFWNDFCDWYLEWIKPRMRDDEQKPIAQNVLAFVLDQTLRLMHPFVPFITEGMFQKLNEYTKIRKLKELVEAVESDALIVAAWPEGLEQFVDDAVESDIEMTQEVIRAIRDIRNKYAITPKETVDASASAGGEARGILTRNANLICEQAGLSSFEVTADAEKPNNAASSIAGEVQVYVHDVVDPEEERKRLMKQKEHIEKGLKGSEAKLNNENFVNRAKPEVVQQARERYAELKEQLATIEKHLEELQ, encoded by the coding sequence ATGGCAGAGCAGCTTTCCAAGACATACGAACCAAAAGCGGTAGAGGCCCTGGCGAGCGATATTTGGAGCAAGGGTAATTATTTTCACGCGGACCCGAACGCAGAATCTGCAAAGGGGAATTACTGCATCGTGATACCGCCTCCCAACGTGACGGCTGCGTTGCACCTTGGCCATGCGCTTAACAATACGCTGCAGGACGTGCTGATACGCTTTAGGCGAATGCAGGGTTATAACACACTTTGGATGCCGGGCACGGACCATGCGGGCATCGCTACGCAGACGGTTGTCGAGAAAAGGCTGCTCGCGGAGGAAGGTAAACGGCGGACCGAGTACGACCGTGAGGATTTCGTCGGCCGGGTGCAGGACTGGAAAGACGAGTATGAAGCTAGGATCCTCGGCCAGCTCAAGAGCATGGGCTGTTCGTGCGACTGGGACAGGACGCGGTTCACGATGGATGAGGTCTGCGCGAAGGCTGTGAGGGCGAATTTCTTCAAGCTGTTCAAGGACGGGCTGATCTACCGCGGCAAACGGCTGGTGAACTGGGACCCGGCAACGCAGACGGTGCTGGCGGATGACGAGGTCGAACACGAAACGGTTCAGGGCTTCTTCTGGTATATGCAGTATCCGCTGGTCAAGCCTGTCGAGGTGGACGGCGAGAAGATCGATCACGTTACGGTTGCGACGACGCGGCCGGAGACGATGCTGGGCGATACCGCGATCGCGATGAATCCGAAGGACCCGCGTGCCGATGCGCTGGTCGGGCAGGAAGTCCGGCTGCCCATCGTGGGGCGGATCATCAAGATCGTAGCGGACGATCATGTCGTGCTGCCCGATCCCGAGAGCGATGATGAAAAGGCGAAATTCTCGACGGGCTTTTTGAAGGTAACGCCCGCCCACGATCCGGATGACTGGCAGATAGGCCAGAGGCACGATCTGGAGATAATTAACGTCATGGCGCCGGACGGAACGATCAGCGACAAGTTCGGATTCGACGACGCCAAAGAAGGCGATGCCGAAGCGTTCCTGGGAATGGACCGGTTCGAGGCGCGAGAAGCGATCGTCGAATGGTTCAGGCAGGAAAAGCTGCTGGAGAATGTACGTGACTACGCACACGAAGTCGGTCACAGCTACCGCAGCCATGTGCCCATCGAGCCTTATCTGTCGGACCAGTGGTATGTCGCGGTCAAAAAGCCGGTGGATGCTCTTGCGGAAAAATTCGGCACGGGCGAGCTGCCCGGAACGGACGTGCCGCGTAATTCGCTGGCGGGTCTTGCCCTTGCCCCCCTGCTGGAAGGCGAGGTAAAGTTCACACCTGACAGGTACACTAAGACATATCAGAACTGGCTTGAGAATCTGCGTGACTGGCCGATCAGCAGACAGCTCTGGTGGGGACATCGGATACCGATCTGGTCCTCGGATACGCCGCTGAATGAGGAAGTTGCCGGCGAACACGTCGAGATACAGGAAGCAGAGACGGAAACCGGCGAAAAAGTATACTATGCCTGTGTCGCACCGGGACAGAAGGACTTCGAGGAGCAGCTCGAAAAGCTAGGCTGGTCACGTGACGAGGATGTGCTGGATACATGGTTCTCGTCTGCGTTGTGGCCTTTCAGTACGCTGGGCTGGCCGGAGGATACCCCCGAGCTCAAGACGTTCTATCCGGGCAACGTGCTTTGCACCGCACGTGAGATCATCACTCTGTGGGTTTCGCGTATGGTCATGATGGGCCAGTACTGTGCGGGCGACATACCGTTCAGCGATGTCTACATACACGCTATGATCCAGGACGGCCAGGGACGCAAAATGTCCAAGAGCCTGGGCAACGGGATCGATCCGCTGGTCGCGATAGACAGCCACGGTGCTGACTCGATGCGGTTCACGCTGGCGAACATGACGACGGATACGCAGGACGTCCGCATGCCGGTGGAGTCGATGAAGCTGCCGGATGGACGGACGGTGAACACTTCGCCGAAGTTCGACATCGGACGCAATTTCTGCAACAAACTGTGGAACGCGTGTCGATTCGCGATGATAAACCTGGAAGACGTGGATGCAGAGGCATTCGAACCGGCAAAGATGCGCATCGAGGATAAGTGGATACTGAGCCGGCTCGCCAGGACCGCGAAAGAGGTCACCGAGCAGATCGAGGAATTCAAGTACAGTGAGCCGTTGACCGCGGTTTACAAATTCTTCTGGAACGACTTCTGCGACTGGTACCTGGAATGGATCAAGCCGCGAATGCGTGACGATGAGCAGAAGCCGATCGCGCAAAATGTGCTGGCGTTCGTACTTGATCAGACGCTGAGGCTGATGCATCCGTTCGTACCCTTCATTACCGAGGGCATGTTCCAGAAGCTCAACGAATACACAAAGATCCGCAAGCTCAAGGAGCTGGTCGAGGCTGTCGAATCCGACGCGTTGATCGTCGCTGCATGGCCCGAAGGGCTGGAGCAGTTCGTAGATGACGCAGTCGAAAGCGATATCGAAATGACGCAGGAGGTCATACGAGCTATCCGGGATATCCGAAACAAGTACGCCATCACGCCTAAGGAAACAGTGGATGCCAGCGCCTCGGCAGGCGGCGAGGCAAGGGGCATTCTCACTCGCAACGCGAATCTGATATGCGAGCAGGCCGGCTTGAGCAGCTTTGAAGTGACCGCGGACGCGGAAAAACCGAATAATGCAGCAAGCAGTATAGCCGGCGAGGTGCAGGTTTATGTGCACGACGTGGTCGATCCGGAAGAAGAGCGCAAGCGTCTGATGAAGCAGAAGGAGCATATCGAAAAGGGACTAAAGGGCTCGGAAGCTAAGCTGAATAACGAAAATTTTGTAAATCGTGCCAAACCGGAAGTTGTGCAACAGGCCCGGGAACGTTATGCTGAGTTGAAAGAGCAGCTTGCGACCATTGAAAAGCACCTTGAGGAACTGCAATAA